In the Bos mutus isolate GX-2022 chromosome 15, NWIPB_WYAK_1.1, whole genome shotgun sequence genome, aggaataaagaaaaatattgttaaagtgGCCACACTATCCAAATCAAATGGAAAAGATCAGcaatcaaagaaaatatatgaagttaATTTATAAGCAGTTCATGGAAAAGGCATACAAATGCCttaaaacatgtgaaaagatgcccAAACAGATGACATTCTGACAATAACTATAAacatcaaaatttaaatacataaaataattgacTCAAAAATTCCACTTCTTGGAACTCATacagacaaattttaaaaacttcatcaCAGAGTTattaaactgaaagaaaacatgaaaatgacCAGATGCATCAATTTTAGTGTAGCTGCATGAAAGACTTAAGTAGTAGGAACTAACTAGACTGAGTTAGGATCTAAGTAAACTGGCATGCACAGATCTCCAGGAGGCTGTGCAGTAAAATGAAAACTGTATACACTGAagcagaaacacaaacacataaatgaaaatatgCCTGTATTTGCAGATTATAACTCGAGCAATCTGAGAAAGTGAATATAGTGACTGCATCTGAAAGGACTGGAAGAATCTGGGTTATGATGGGGATAAGTTTTATTGTAAATTATTTCATTGCATGAATTCCATTACTAGAATAGcattttttcttacttaaaaaattaaatgaatattatgctaaaatttcatatgaatacaaaagaaagtgaggaaaaaacATTCTATACACACAATATATTTTAACTAGTACAATAAatagaaagaagataaaaaataagaatctaacaattaaaaacaataaaaaaaaaaataaacacaaaaatttaaactataaaaatttcaaattttaatttggcaaaactaaaaattagtttaaataaaataaaattttaaaaaaaaatttcattgacTAATTTGTGCCATATTATTTATTGACTTTCTGGTTTAAATGTATGGTACCTTTCAAGATTCAATGATAAACTAGATATTAGTCAGTTTATATGCCATCAGGGAATTGCTATTAATAAATAGCATGaacatataatttaattataattgtCATTAATCtgttaaagaaatggaaagtatGTATCAAATTTATGAAGACTTTTACATTCTAAGGAGTTTGGCCTCAATGCTAATTTTCTAACTTCATAATGGATACTGCACTAATTTAAAACCTGgtctgctttttttccctctccagagCTTATTTATAGCATTAatcatttcagaattttttagACTGCAGATTAATGAGCTCAGTATGAGAATTATGACTGTATAAGATACactcaattatttttaatggggAAGGTCTTAGCAGGTCTTCCTTATATAAAAATACCAGAACAAAGAAGCAGACAATCACAGTGATGTGGGAACCACAGATGTGAAGGGCTTTCTGCCTCCCTCCTGACTCAGGTTCTTCAGAAAGTGCAGGATGACTCCATAGGCGATCAATAAGAGCAGAAACACAATAGTGCAGATCAGTCCTCCTTTGGCCAGTACTAAGAGGCCAATAATATAGGTGTTAGTACATATGAGTTTCAATAAGTGTTCATGTTACACATAAAGTGATTAGTGACTTTGGCGCCACAGAATGGGAACCCATAATTAGTGCTAAGTTGCATCACTGAGTGCAGAAAACCTCCAACCCAGGACACTACCAGCAGTAAAACACATACCCACAGCCCCATGCATTTATGTCTATGAGTTCAAGGTCTTACTGAGAGTTTTAGTCATGATAATGTGCAGGTGGCCCACcattatcaaaatataaaaagaaagagtgaGGCCTAAGAGAACTAAGAAATACTGTTCCTTGGTTCCATCTAGTCTGAACAGAAGCTGAGTTCACATTTTAGAAGCAGTTAACCTACAAAACAAGAGGAAACACTTTTCAATGACTtattagttcacttcagttcagtcactcagatgtatccaactctgcaatcccatgaatcacagcacgccaggcctccctgtctatcaccaactcccggaatccacccaaacccatgtccattgtgtcggtgatgccatccaaccatctcaccctctctttgtcccctgaccacaggaaaaacctcctcctgcccccaatcttttccagcatcaggtcttttccaatgagtcagttcttggctgCATAAGTGATTTTGGCCCagaaaagtactagagtttcagctttagcatgagccatgttccaatgaacacccaggactgatcccctttaggatggactggttggatctccttgcagtcccagggactctcaagagtcttctccaacaccatacttcaaaagcatcaattcttcagcactcagctttctttatagtccaactctcacaaccatatgtgactactggaaaaaccctggctttgactagacggacctttgttggcaaagtaatgtctctgctttttaatatgctgtctaggttggtcataactttccttccaaggagtaagtgtcttttaatttcatggctgcaaaaatcatctgcagtgatttaagaGCCCAgtaaaattaagtcagccactgtttccactgtttccccatctatttgccataaagtgacggaaccggatgccatgatcttagttttcctgaatgttgagcttaaagccaactttttcactctcttctttcactttcatcaagaggctctataattcttcttcactttctgccataactgtggtgtcatctacatatctgaggttattgatacttctcccagcaatcttgattccagcttgtgcttcctccagcccagcgtttctcatgatgtgctctgcatataagttaaataagcagggtgacaatatacagccttgacctactccttttcatatttggaaacagtctgttgttccatgtccagttctgaatATTTAGAACAACTCTAATTATAAGTTCAAATAGCTGGAAACAGCCAAAATATCTGTtaactgggaaaaaataaactGTGGCAGATCCATAAGTcacaatattactcagcaataacaTGAATAACTTACTGATGAACACACTGACATGCATAAACCTCATATGCATGTTACTAAGAGCAAGTAGCCACATTTAACAGAGTACAGAGGAGACAATCTTACatatagaaaatgcaaataattgcACCAAACCTGTTAGAACTACTAAACAAATCCAATAATGCTTCAAAATACAGAATCAATATAAATGTTAACTCTATGACATAACAAAGGGAAAAGCTCTATGGAAATAGCACCTATAGTTCTTCAAGGTGCTACCCATGCCAAACAGGATATCAATTACTTCAAtgactgtgctcagtcgctcagttgggtctgactctttgtaaccccatggactgtagcccgccaggctcctctgtccatgagatttcccaggcaagcatactggagtgggttgccatttccttttcccagggatctttctgacccagggatcgaacagtctctcttgcatctcctatatcagcaagtggattcttttccactccaccacctgggaagcccaatttaattCACAACAGAGGTAAAATTAGTAAGAATATATTACATACGAAAAGGCAAATCACTGTACTTGAGCTTCTTTGAGATCTCACATTGGATAAATGAGCATCATGTTACTGAAGGAAAGAAGTTAGATTGGGAGATTGATGTAGGGAAATAGGGTGACCACAAAACCGTTCAGCGAAAGCAAATCACAGGCAGTTAGAACAGCAGGGGAACTCGAGGGCCAGGGTTTAGATGCATAGGTCAAAGTCAGGGACAGACAGGCACAGGCTGGCGAGGAGGGAGCAGAGATCCCAGGAGAGTGGACAGAAGCTGAGTTGAAAAGAGGTTGGAAGATTGAAGGCCCAGTGAAGAAGGGGAAGTGAAAAGCACAGGGGAATTGCAACCAGAACCAACTAGAGGTGAAAGAGAGCAAGTGAGACTGTGGACGGCAAGGTTCCCATCCTGGAGGCCCAGAAGGACAGACACTGTGGAGACGGGGACAGGGTGCAGAAGACCACACTCAGGGAGAAGACGCGAGACTCTGGAGGCGGGATGTGGTGCCGGCAAACGAGACCTACTCCTAGCGCCACACAGACACAGCAGGGCAGCGCTGTTCCACCCATCAGGTCGCCAGCCAGGGCCACAGCCTCTCAGTGCTGGTTCCTGAAAGGAGAGGCTGCAGGATCCGCCAGGTACGCTGTCCGGAAAGTCTCCCCGGGGGCCACGTCCCTCCACTGTGCTGCCTGCAGCTTCAGGTCAGCAGACTTGGCTGCTGTAGGTTGTTTGTGTCTCCTCTAGACATCTCTTTTACCCAAGTGTCCCTCCCTTTGAAATGCAGCCTTGAATTTCATTTCTTGAGCCTATTATATCCCACTTTTCATGATGCCCATGAAGGATAATACATCTACCAAAAAGATATCAGCAGATGATTTTCCTTGACACAAATGGAATCAGGAGTGTGTGAGAAACCTGGGAAACTGAGACCAACagagagatgaaggaaagaaatctcCCCTCCAAAGAACAATAGAAGAATGCCTCAAAGACAGTCTTCACAATGTGGCCAATGATCAGACCTCTGTTTTGATATTTTCCCAACAAGGAGTGAGAAAGTAGGAAAGTGATATCTTCCCATCATGAAGTGGGATGAGTAGAGGAAGCAGAGTCTAAAAGACTTCATATTCATACTTAACTTTATTGAGTCACTTTTGTCTTGTATAAAATGGATAGAAATCTATTTACCAATACTTGTTCCTACAGTAGTAATGCATTTAAAGAACCTGTCAAGATGTATGCTTCATAGTTTATCAACAGTAATTAGCTCACTTCCCTCACTAACACCTAACATTTTCACCAAATGATATCCCAGATTAAACCAAATATGTTTATACAACAGATCCAAACATTATGTCTCACTGATTTTTAGGAGAAACACACTTATTCcctaaatacagatttttaatgaataaaaaatagtcaCATGGCAGTTTATCCTCAGGACAGATTTTTGAGGCTGTGTAAAGGAAGATTTAAAAGAGCTTTAAATTTACTTACAATCTAGTAAAATTGCATCCACTGTGAATGCCAGactgctttcatttcctttttcagttctCATACCTTCCAAGTTTTCCTGTTGACAATTTATAATTTGTGCTGCTTTAATCTTACTCCTCCACTGAGCCTCCGGTCTAGCCCATAAAACATAATCATTGGCcttagtttttttctctttttaaatgctCTCATTGCTCTTAGAGTAGAAACCACATTTACTCAAGACTTATCCTAtccttgaagaaaaatgaaactgaaggtttactcactcagtggtgtccaaatctttgagatTCCCtggatcatagcctgccaggctcctctgtccatgggattcttgaggtAAAAGtgctggagggggtagccattccccttctgcaggggatcttcctcatctaggaattgaactcaggtctcctctattgcaggcagattctttaccacctgaaccaccagggaagcccatgaatactggagtcggtagcctatcccttctccaggggatcttcccagccctggaATTGAGCTGGCGTCACCTGCatcaggggaattctttaccagctgagctatcagggtgtatgtatgtatatatactcgttcagattctttttctttataggttACCATTACTATACTCATGTTGGTCTTTGTAAAAGTGAAGTGGCATAACAAACCTTCAAAAAGAGAATAAACTTGCACTGCAGAAATATGTTGTTACCTATAAGACGAGGCTGAAGCATACTGACACCATCTACTCGAAGGACAGAGTCAATCATTAAGACTGCAGatcattttctcatctatagccctaaacataaaacagaaaactcTCTTTCATTTGAAAGAGAGTAAGACTGAGCTTTAAAGACCTGGATTGGTATTTTGTAGGTGAAATTGTTGACAGGAAACCGCAATCCAGTGTAATATTCCTGACATACTTTAGGGGAAACACATGTGATTTGAGTCCAGTAAATTAGTAAACCTCTATTTGCTTCTCTTTGTGCCTAATAGATAATAAAGTGTTCATgtaatgtaaatatatgtatctcACCTACATAACAATAGCTTTGGAACCTAcccatatgctttttttttgttgAGATTTATAAACAGATCTGTACCTTGTTTCATATGGTTCCTGAAGTCTTggtatagaaaatgaaaatatttcctttatacaCACAAAAGAATGTGAGTCATAAAGGTGTttaacaaaacagagaaaattaagaataccttcaaattttctgaattattttttgttaagaaaataattaaagataGTGAATTATTTGGTCCTCCccagtggttcagaggtaaaagaatctgcctgcaatgtaggagacataggagacgtgaattcagtccctgggtcaggaagataccttggaagcggaaatggcaaccaaccccagtattcttgcctggaaaattccatggacagacgagcctggcaggctaaattCCACatggtctcagagagttggactcgactgagggactaacacacacagacagtgAGTTACTCTTTCCTTTTGATTAGTTCATAGTACAGAAAAAATTCCGGCTGCCCCTTCTCCACATATCTACCTAAGAATTTCTGTCCCTTATTTGCTTTACATCAGGTGAAGCAAAAATGGAAGAAGTTCTGAGATCAAAGTTCTATGGACAAGCCACCAATTTAACCCAATTAACACATATGAAGAATTTGGTAAGTAGGAAAGATAATGGAGAGATACTTACTCTACAAGCATCAAACCAAGGGTATATAGTTGTTTTTTCCATTGCTTATTCTGAATCTAATAACACAAATATAGAAACCTCAGGAAAATATATTGAAGCTTACCAAAATGCCTAAAACATGTGTAGTCAATATTAAATAATCAACAAATGTTAATTTCTGGGCCTTATATTTTTGTCCATGATGGAAAAAATTCTTCATTGTCATCCACAACTTACAACACAAATAATCTTCCCTATGTATATAAATCATTATTCTCTTGGCATCGTGAACAGCTTAAGTCACTCTCTTCTTTAACAAACTCCTCATGGCATTTTTCACTTCTGTGTTTCTCACTGTGTAAATGATAGGATTTAACAAGGGCGTGAGGATTCCATAAAACACTGTCACCAACTTGTCTGCAGGGTAAGTGGCCACAGGACGTGTGTAAGTGAATATACATGGTCCAAAAAAGAGCACCACTACTGTAAAGTGGGAGCCACATGTAGAGAGGGCTTTGCGTCGTCCTTCAGAGCTATGGGATTTCAGGGAGCTCAGGATGACTATGTAGGAaatgagaagcagaagaaaaatgagCAAGGCCATGCCCCCAGTGTTAGCGGCCACCACCATTCCAAGCCTGTAGGTGCCGCTGCAGGAAATTTCCAACAGTGAGAAGAAATCACACATGAAGTGATCGATGACATTGGGACCACAGAAGGTCAAGTCTGTGGTGAAGAGAATCTGcactgaggcatgcaggatccccCCTATCCAGGCCACCACCACCAGGAGCTGGCAGAGCCCCTGTCGCATGATGGTCTTGTAGTGCagaggcttgcagatggccacatagcggtcataggccatgacgGTGAGGACGATGACCTCTGATGCTCCCAGGAAGTGCTCCATAAAGAGCTGAGTCAGGCAGCCTCCCCAGGAGATGGTTCTCCTCTGGTGCAGCAGGTCAAAAGTCATTTTAGGGGTGCTGACAGAGGTCAAGGAAGCATCTAACAAGGACAAATGggtgagaaagaagtacatgggaGTGGAAAGCGTGGGGCTGAGAGAGATGGTGATGACGATGAAAAGATTGGCCAGGACAGTGAACaggaaaatgaacagaaagaCAACGAAGAGTACTTTCTGCAAGTGTGGATTCTGTGTGAGTCCCAGGAGAACAAATTCCGTCACATTGTTGGGAAGCCTGAAGAAATCCATTTAGAAAATAGCATGTTCCTGGGGTCTCAATTATCTACAAGGAATAAAGAATGATACCTATTAATCATGAAAGGATTGTGTTCTAaacttattagaaaaaaaaacaaaacaaaacaaaaaaacaatctaTTCACTGTAACTGTGGGGCATTTCCTCAGCACTTCTGCCCCAGTATTTGTTTCAAGTCTTTATTTTCTCCATGATACTTTCCGTCTCTTCGGACACTTAGCCCCCGTCCCCTGTGAAACACCTCCACAGCAATATTTTATGTGTAATTTGCTGAGAAAACATTGGGCTGTCTACATGACATCTGGATTCTCATTCTGGTTCTCACTCATGTGACTCTGCAAAGCTATCAGAGTGTCCTAGGCTTCTGAgttttcctctgtgtctgtgaggtTACAAAttatacttctcagatgtaactTTTAAAGTTTACAATTGTTTCAAAGAATTAAGAATTTTTCCCACTTCCATGAGGATTTGCATTTGAATTCTCTGCTCTAAAGTAGAAGGAAAGGCACCATCAATAAGTATCTGTTATAAGAAGGGAATTTAGTAAAATGTATATTAGTCATTGGTGATACACTCCAGCTGATATCAACCAGAACACATAAActattccattgttttctcacTTACCTCTAGTACCTGGCATGATGCCTGCAGTGCTTGAATCCTATCACctgggtgctcagtcgtgtcccactctttttgaaaccatggactgtagcctgcccacctgtctcctctgtccatggggttaccatttcctactccagggaatcttcccaacccagtgattgaacctgtatctcctgcatctctgcatttgttttttttttttttttttcctctaattttattttatttttaaactttacataattgtattagttttgccaaatatcaaaatgaatccgccacaggtatacatgtgttccccatcccgaaccctcctccctcctccctccccataccatccctctgggccgtcccagtgcaccagccccaagcatccagcatcatgaaGATAGATTTGTTACCACTGCACTCCCACGGAAGCCCCTGAGACCCATTAGGTGATGAGTAAATACGTAGTGAATTGCCTTTTGCCCTGAGTAAAGTACAGCTGCTTCCCCTGACCACACAGCTATGATAGATTCAAGTGTTCTTTTCCCCCTGCTCTGTTTATCATTAGTCTCTACTTCATGAgaaccataaataaatatttgaaaggaacCTGCACTCCAGTTTAATAGTTCCTCACACACTGTTGTGtggaataaatatgaatatatctaGTTATCTCTAGGAAAGAGTACGTTACTGGGTTACTTTACCTTCAGTGTAATTATGGTGTTTGTTTCTTGTTATTCTTTAGTCTGCAAATTATGTTCCACATACAATTTGACATAGTTATATTCAGTAACTTTACAGCTTCTGTAGATGTGGATAAACAACTCTTGCATAGGTGTTAAGTACACAAAGATCTTTCATGCAGAGGATATCCTTACTTTCAAAGTTCTGAAAGTAAAAATTTGATGTGAAGAACGAAAAGAAATAGATTGATAGGTAAGATAGAAAGTTAATGTGCCACACATATAACATGTATACGCAGACTAACACAGACGCATATGAACTCTTTTACTTAAGTACCTATCACAGgcttactcattcaacaaacatttactgatcaCTTATTGTGTGTGTTAATGTATGTTTACACAGTGTCATGAAGAGGGTCCTAGTTAAATGCATTTAATGCCTGAAATTTCATTACCAAAGAGAGGTGAGGCGTCCATCCATGGTAAGAATGGAATTCTCACTCCTTTATGTTTCTGCTACATATAGAACTGTGTcttcttctcccatcttcccATAGCATTCATCTTCCTGGTCCTAGGTTACCACATCATTAATAACAGAACGAAAAATTGGGAGAAcatacattttccaaagaaaagagaagagaaaacataaaatgtattcTGCAAAACATATGTCTTTCTTTTcaaagataaatggataaaatcttatatttttcaattatccagaggaaaattttttatatttatggaCAAATGTACAGCAGCTCcattgcattttattattttcaggtgGGATTCCCCCAGCAGAACAAAAAAGGACATAGTATACAGAAAATAAGAGTTAGatctactttaaaatgtttttgaaataaatatgaaaaaataaatcacttttccatttttctttggctccacaaTATTCACTCTAGGAATAAACGCTgacaaaaaatacttttaaaggacaaaaataatttataattatgttCAATGCAAATATTAAGAGCTGCAGAAACTTAGAAACAGCATGGAATGTTCAAAATTGGAGAAATGGATGATTAAATGTAGGTCATTACTTTGACTActgtgtagatttttaaaattgttcagTATCACTGGAAGATTCTCAATTTGTAATATAAATGGAGAAAATCTGGATGCAAATTGGaattgtataattattttattttaatcccaACTTGTGTATAACTCAAACTACATTTAAATATGTAtccataagaaataaaaaacaaactttttatttctaaaattatattatatatgtgtctatctttcttaaaattttgtataCTGAAAATGAGATTTCAATGCCAGGTGCAGATAAGCAGTGATTACATGATTTATAAGGTCAATTTAAACCCAAGAATCTATGATTATACAATttcctggggggaaaaaatctcaCCTGCGCTCACCTATGTGTGACATGGATCCATGGCCAGGGCCTCAGGAAGCTCTTAGTTGACcaagaaaaaagtgaagttgtaagattttaaaatgtcagctAGCTCAGCTACAATAAGTATCTTTGTTGATTTATAAATGATATCTTTGGATGAGCCTTAAAAGTATGACCATATATATTGTTTGTAGGAAAATCTATAGTTTCCTAGCTGTGGCTAATAGGACCCCAGGGGTGTTCATCATTAGCAGACCTTGCCAAGTACTCAATTATTTCATATAAGTTAACTGAAGAACACAGGAGAATTTTATAGAACCCATCTTTAATTTTGAATGCCTCTTGTGTCTACAAGAAGACAAAACATTATGACAAGAGCAAGAAAATAGTTGAGTACTTATGAATTTAGATATTTGATAACATGAGTTTATCATGAGGTCTTAATATTTAGTATTATACATATTAAACATCTAAGTGggtaacagattttaaaattttattataataattatttttaattattctacTGTTCACactaatcataattttaaaatattgctttcagATATACATCATTTGTAATTATAAATCCTACTGCAGTATTGTCACTTCACATCAGGTATAGTGTACAGttctttgaattctttcctgTGTCAATTCTGGAATTAGATTAGCATGATAATGTTGAAGAAAATTCTATTATTCAGTTATACAGAGAGATGTTGAACTGCATTTATTTCAGTCATTTAAATTAATTGTACAATATTTATATGGAATAcaaaaaaatgggcttccctcagagatcagttggtaaaaatatctgcctgcaatgcaggagaccagggttcaatccctgggttgggaagatcccctggagtaggaaatggcaacccactccagtattcctgcctggagaatcccatggacagaagagcctggcaggctatagtccatgggatctcaacagtcagacacaacttagcgactaaaccaccaccacaaaaaatGGGCAATAATATCCACAATTTATAACAGGAAAATATAAGacaggaaaggagaatgtcatttgccaaggagaaataagaagccAGGAGACCAAATCTTGGACCAACATCCTTATCCAAATTATTGtttacaactgaagtgacatgaCACATTTAGGCTGCCACCTACTGTAAGGCCCATTACAATTgtctatgtaaataaataaatactgatgtgatatttgaaaacattttataaataaatttaaataagttcAACTCAGAAATATTTCTGTATAGACCAACACTCATTCAGC is a window encoding:
- the LOC106701084 gene encoding olfactory receptor 4C3D, which produces MDFFRLPNNVTEFVLLGLTQNPHLQKVLFVVFLFIFLFTVLANLFIVITISLSPTLSTPMYFFLTHLSLLDASLTSVSTPKMTFDLLHQRRTISWGGCLTQLFMEHFLGASEVIVLTVMAYDRYVAICKPLHYKTIMRQGLCQLLVVVAWIGGILHASVQILFTTDLTFCGPNVIDHFMCDFFSLLEISCSGTYRLGMVVAANTGGMALLIFLLLLISYIVILSSLKSHSSEGRRKALSTCGSHFTVVVLFFGPCIFTYTRPVATYPADKLVTVFYGILTPLLNPIIYTVRNTEVKNAMRSLLKKRVT